The following coding sequences lie in one Streptomyces albofaciens JCM 4342 genomic window:
- a CDS encoding chloramphenicol phosphotransferase CPT family protein — protein MTTGHPRTPARTRTDVVVLNGGSSSGTSTLVRQLQEILPRPWLTFGVDAFIESLPPSLVTPEASATAPGLGLAPDGSITVGPVFRALQSDWQEGIAATARAGTGVLLDEVFLDGGAGQERWRRTLKGLSVLWVGVRCAPETAAAREAARGDRITGMAASQAELVHRGVAYDVEVDTTDTGPAACARLIAAHVV, from the coding sequence ATGACCACCGGCCACCCACGCACCCCCGCCCGCACCCGCACCGACGTCGTCGTCCTGAACGGCGGTTCCAGCTCCGGCACTTCGACCCTCGTCCGGCAGCTCCAGGAGATCCTGCCCCGGCCCTGGCTGACGTTCGGCGTCGACGCCTTCATCGAGTCCCTGCCGCCGTCGCTGGTCACACCGGAGGCGTCCGCCACCGCGCCGGGCCTCGGCCTCGCGCCCGACGGCAGCATCACCGTCGGACCGGTCTTCCGCGCCCTGCAGAGCGACTGGCAGGAGGGCATCGCGGCCACCGCCCGCGCGGGCACCGGCGTCCTCCTGGACGAGGTGTTCCTCGACGGCGGCGCCGGCCAGGAACGCTGGCGCCGCACGCTGAAGGGCCTGTCGGTGCTGTGGGTCGGTGTGCGCTGCGCCCCGGAGACGGCCGCCGCGCGCGAGGCCGCGCGGGGCGACCGGATCACCGGCATGGCGGCGTCCCAGGCCGAACTGGTCCACCGGGGCGTCGCCTACGACGTCGAGGTGGACACCACCGACACCGGCCCGGCCGCCTGCGCCCGGCTGATCGCCGCCCACGTGGTGTGA